The Allochromatium tepidum genome has a window encoding:
- a CDS encoding DNA methyltransferase, with product MQLTFSELVTPPPLNTLADPAAYRGLYAFHKYWGKKPAEPMRYLIQQLCPEGGLVVDPFLGSGISALEAIRLNRRVVGIDINPAAVRLTRMLVSPPPAALLHKAFQRVSAVVKEAILDSYATVQKKPATHYVWRNGMMEKVWLTNGKRCSRVELQPSEQDIALAERFESYQPQRLRAPRFFTNSRINSSPSLKMKDLFTGRALRNIELLLAGIDDLPVAEQEPMRLALTAAVGQMSKMVFAITGRGKTTGARSEKMEVGSWVIGYWRPKQHFEINVWNCFERRVQKLIKAVAESESAHITAKAGQILTVCDGDADYAILNDDCLALLPQLRDKSVDLVITDPPHGDRIPYLELSEIWNVILDEEPPFESEIVVSNAKERGKKTLAYNEAMSRFLEIASRKLTDNGFLVLFFNARTEASWKFLGSFNNSADTAGMTYCGCFPLVYSAASVVQDNRDGALRTDYGLVFSRAAAASHSLADIPGWSFTLPTPKE from the coding sequence TTCAACAGCTTTGCCCGGAAGGCGGGCTGGTAGTTGACCCGTTTCTCGGTTCTGGAATTTCAGCACTGGAGGCGATTCGTTTGAATCGGCGCGTGGTCGGCATAGACATTAACCCCGCTGCTGTCCGGCTGACTCGAATGCTGGTTTCTCCGCCGCCGGCAGCCCTGCTTCATAAGGCGTTCCAGCGTGTGAGCGCGGTAGTTAAAGAGGCCATTCTCGATAGCTACGCCACAGTGCAGAAGAAGCCCGCCACGCATTACGTCTGGCGCAATGGCATGATGGAAAAGGTCTGGCTGACGAACGGGAAGAGATGCAGCCGTGTGGAGTTACAGCCAAGCGAACAGGACATCGCGCTCGCCGAGCGGTTCGAGTCCTATCAGCCGCAGCGGTTGCGCGCGCCGCGATTTTTCACGAACTCGCGCATCAATTCCTCGCCGTCGCTCAAGATGAAAGACCTGTTCACCGGCCGGGCACTGCGTAACATCGAACTCCTGTTGGCTGGGATTGATGACTTACCGGTTGCAGAACAAGAACCAATGCGGCTCGCGTTGACGGCAGCGGTCGGTCAGATGAGCAAGATGGTCTTCGCCATCACGGGTCGAGGAAAAACGACCGGCGCAAGGAGCGAGAAGATGGAAGTCGGCTCGTGGGTGATTGGCTACTGGCGGCCCAAACAGCATTTTGAAATCAACGTGTGGAATTGTTTTGAGCGCCGCGTACAGAAGCTCATCAAGGCGGTGGCGGAATCAGAATCCGCTCATATCACAGCCAAAGCTGGCCAGATCCTAACGGTTTGCGACGGTGATGCCGATTACGCGATTCTGAATGACGATTGTCTCGCGCTACTTCCACAGCTTCGCGACAAGTCGGTTGATTTGGTAATTACCGACCCACCGCATGGCGACCGCATTCCGTATCTGGAACTATCGGAAATATGGAACGTCATCCTTGACGAAGAACCACCGTTTGAATCGGAAATCGTGGTGTCGAACGCCAAGGAGCGCGGGAAGAAGACACTCGCCTACAATGAGGCCATGTCGCGGTTTTTGGAAATCGCGAGTCGCAAGTTGACCGACAACGGTTTCCTTGTGCTGTTCTTCAATGCGCGGACGGAAGCGAGCTGGAAATTCCTAGGTAGCTTTAACAACAGCGCAGACACCGCAGGAATGACGTATTGCGGTTGCTTCCCGCTGGTTTATTCGGCGGCGTCGGTTGTGCAGGATAACCGGGACGGAGCGTTGCGCACGGATTATGGCCTCGTCTTCTCCCGCGCGGCGGCTGCATCTCATTCGCTCGCCGATATCCCGGGTTGGAGTTTCACTCTGCCCACGCCAAAGGAATAA
- a CDS encoding NADH-quinone oxidoreductase subunit B family protein, whose protein sequence is MSFLKKSPWVLHYAATSCNGCDIELLACLTPTYDVERFGIVNTGNPKHADIFLVTGSVNEESRKVVENLYAQMPDPKVVVAIGACALSGGIFRDAYNVYGGIDQVIPVDVYVPGCAARPESIIDGIVQALDILEQRARERKRQRKVVRRDHGDFEQQMVNP, encoded by the coding sequence ATGAGCTTCCTGAAAAAATCCCCCTGGGTGCTCCATTACGCGGCCACGAGCTGCAATGGGTGCGACATCGAGCTGCTGGCCTGTCTGACGCCGACCTATGACGTCGAACGCTTCGGTATCGTCAACACCGGTAATCCCAAACATGCCGACATCTTCCTCGTGACAGGCTCGGTCAACGAGGAATCGCGCAAGGTGGTCGAGAACCTCTATGCGCAGATGCCCGACCCCAAGGTCGTGGTCGCCATCGGCGCCTGCGCCCTGAGCGGCGGCATCTTCCGCGACGCCTACAACGTCTATGGCGGAATCGATCAGGTGATTCCGGTCGATGTCTATGTCCCCGGCTGCGCGGCGCGTCCCGAGAGCATCATCGACGGTATCGTCCAGGCGCTCGACATCCTGGAGCAGCGCGCCAGGGAGCGTAAACGTCAACGCAAGGTCGTGCGCCGGGATCACGGCGACTTCGAACAGCAGATGGTGAATCCATGA